A section of the Streptomyces sp. NBC_01408 genome encodes:
- a CDS encoding DAK2 domain-containing protein gives MPHEQQPQPPDELDAEAVRIWSSLAVAALGRAREDIDAINVYPVADADTGTNLYLTAESADRALAETLEGADGPDGPGPEGVADATAPASLAEAVRAYAHGALIGARGNSGTILAQLLRGVADVLGDEPAGRGPGRLLAQALTRAAESAYEAVAHPVEGTMLTVATAAARAGEAAGAAAGTAADVARAAYDGARAALAETPGQLAVLGRAGVVDAGGCGLVAVLGALWQALSGQEPAAEPVRGRAVPVPQSPEPCAQEQDGPAYEVIYLLEASDAAVGELRTRLDGLGDSLVVVGGDGLWNVHVHVDDPGAAVEAGVVAGRPYRIRITHFGDERRRARGERTQRAVVAVVPGEGLAGLCAEAGATTVLVRPGEVPAAAELLDAVRRAHAREVVLLPGGAELRAVAAAAAEQARADGVRVAVIPTRSAVQGLAALAVHDPDGSFDEDVVAMTAAAGATRYGELAVAERQSFTSAGICQAGDVLGLIDGDVAVIGSGLTETAEAVLDRMLGSGGELVTLVLGPEVPDALAERLEAYVQHGHLAVDTVTYHGGRYSAPLLIGVE, from the coding sequence GACGAGCTCGACGCCGAAGCGGTGCGCATCTGGAGTTCGCTGGCCGTGGCCGCACTGGGCCGGGCCCGCGAGGACATCGACGCGATCAACGTCTACCCGGTCGCCGACGCCGACACCGGCACCAACCTCTACCTGACCGCCGAATCGGCCGACCGCGCGCTGGCCGAGACCCTCGAAGGCGCCGACGGCCCCGACGGCCCGGGCCCCGAAGGAGTGGCCGACGCCACAGCGCCGGCCTCCCTCGCCGAGGCCGTACGGGCCTACGCGCACGGGGCGCTCATCGGGGCCCGCGGCAACTCCGGGACGATCCTGGCCCAGCTGCTGCGCGGCGTGGCCGACGTACTCGGCGACGAGCCCGCGGGGCGCGGCCCCGGCCGGCTGCTGGCCCAGGCGCTGACCCGGGCCGCGGAATCGGCGTACGAGGCCGTGGCGCACCCGGTGGAGGGCACCATGCTCACCGTCGCCACCGCCGCCGCGCGGGCCGGTGAGGCGGCCGGGGCCGCCGCCGGGACCGCCGCGGACGTGGCCCGCGCCGCCTACGACGGAGCCCGCGCCGCCCTGGCCGAGACCCCCGGGCAGCTGGCCGTGCTGGGCCGGGCCGGAGTGGTCGACGCCGGGGGCTGCGGACTGGTCGCCGTACTCGGGGCCCTGTGGCAGGCACTGTCCGGCCAGGAGCCCGCCGCCGAACCGGTGCGGGGCCGGGCCGTGCCCGTGCCGCAGTCGCCGGAGCCCTGCGCGCAGGAGCAGGACGGGCCCGCGTACGAGGTGATCTACCTGCTGGAGGCCTCCGACGCGGCCGTCGGGGAGCTGCGCACGCGGCTCGACGGACTCGGCGACTCCCTCGTCGTCGTCGGCGGCGACGGACTGTGGAACGTCCACGTACACGTCGACGACCCGGGTGCGGCCGTGGAGGCCGGCGTGGTCGCCGGGCGGCCGTACCGGATACGCATCACCCACTTCGGCGACGAGCGGCGCCGGGCCCGCGGCGAGCGCACCCAGCGGGCCGTGGTCGCCGTCGTCCCGGGCGAGGGGCTGGCCGGGCTCTGCGCCGAGGCGGGCGCCACCACCGTGCTCGTACGCCCCGGGGAGGTCCCGGCCGCCGCCGAGCTGCTCGACGCCGTCCGGCGGGCGCACGCCCGCGAGGTGGTCCTCCTGCCCGGCGGAGCCGAGCTGCGCGCCGTCGCCGCCGCGGCGGCCGAGCAGGCCCGCGCCGACGGCGTACGCGTGGCCGTGATCCCCACCCGGTCGGCGGTCCAGGGCCTGGCCGCCCTCGCCGTGCACGACCCGGACGGCAGCTTCGACGAGGACGTGGTCGCCATGACCGCCGCGGCCGGCGCCACCCGGTACGGGGAGCTGGCCGTCGCCGAACGCCAGTCCTTCACCTCCGCCGGCATCTGCCAGGCCGGGGACGTCCTCGGGCTCATCGACGGCGACGTCGCCGTCATCGGCTCCGGCCTGACCGAGACCGCGGAGGCCGTCCTGGACCGGATGCTCGGCTCCGGCGGCGAACTCGTCACGCTGGTCCTGGGACCCGAGGTCCCGGACGCCCTCGCCGAACGCCTGGAGGCGTACGTCCAGCACGGACACCTCGCCGTGGACACCGTCACCTACCACGGCGGCCGCTACTCGGCGCCGCTGCTCATCGGGGTGGAGTAG